A genomic window from Caldalkalibacillus thermarum includes:
- the alr gene encoding alanine racemase — MFYRQTWAEINLDAIYDNVANFKKYLAKDKALMATVKADGYGHGAVRVAQSALRAGADWLAVALLEEGIELRQAGIQAPVLVLGYVLPEYLPLAQRHRLSVTVPDYAYFEDIAARVSSEEPPLSFHLKLDTGMGRLGIPSLDELEQMVQAYMRLNHASDHNLLNWEGVYSHLATADEQDDAYLRRQLACFDERVELIFKSGIKPRFIHLANSAGLIRQTTGRHTNMVRLGISMYGLLPADWMGGLLPFKLQSAFSLYSALSQVKQVPVGHGISYGCTYRAREEEWIGTIPIGYADGYSRLLSNRAHVLIDGRRYPVVGRVCMDQMMVKLDRPYKRNQRVTLIGKEEDSEVSVDELAGLIGTINYEIPCQISKRVPRVYVGSKPEVQDLLSKDRHLV; from the coding sequence TAAAGGCGGATGGCTACGGTCATGGCGCTGTGCGGGTGGCTCAGTCTGCTCTCAGGGCAGGAGCGGATTGGCTGGCGGTGGCCTTGCTGGAGGAAGGCATTGAATTGCGTCAGGCAGGTATTCAAGCGCCTGTACTGGTACTTGGCTATGTGCTGCCTGAGTATTTGCCCTTGGCCCAGCGGCACCGGCTGTCTGTCACCGTTCCCGACTACGCCTATTTTGAAGATATAGCAGCCCGGGTCAGCTCAGAGGAACCTCCCCTTTCTTTTCATCTCAAATTGGATACGGGCATGGGCCGGCTGGGTATCCCGTCTCTTGATGAACTGGAACAGATGGTGCAGGCCTATATGAGGCTGAATCATGCTTCAGATCACAACTTGCTGAACTGGGAGGGCGTCTACTCCCATTTAGCTACGGCTGATGAACAGGATGACGCCTATTTGCGCCGCCAGCTGGCTTGTTTTGATGAGAGGGTGGAACTGATTTTTAAAAGCGGGATTAAACCCCGGTTCATTCATCTGGCTAACAGTGCCGGGTTGATCAGACAAACGACAGGCCGGCACACCAATATGGTCCGGCTGGGCATCAGCATGTATGGCTTGCTGCCGGCGGATTGGATGGGCGGTCTTTTGCCGTTTAAACTTCAGTCTGCTTTTTCGCTTTACTCCGCCTTGAGCCAGGTTAAGCAGGTCCCAGTGGGTCACGGCATCAGTTACGGCTGTACTTACCGGGCCCGGGAAGAGGAATGGATCGGCACCATCCCCATCGGCTATGCTGACGGCTACAGCCGGTTGTTGTCCAACCGGGCCCATGTGCTGATTGATGGACGGCGTTATCCCGTGGTGGGCAGAGTGTGCATGGATCAAATGATGGTGAAGCTGGACCGTCCCTATAAGCGTAACCAGCGTGTGACCCTTATCGGCAAAGAAGAGGATAGCGAAGTGAGCGTGGATGAACTGGCTGGCTTGATCGGAACGATTAACTATGAAATCCCTTGCCAGATATCCAAGCGGGTGCCCAGAGTGTATGTGGGCTCCAAACCGGAAGTGCAGGATCTGTTAAGCAAAGACCGCCATCTGGTATAG
- a CDS encoding CopG family ribbon-helix-helix protein — translation MSNSKTKRIMITLPQNLLKEVDGVAKKEQSNRSELIRQAMKFYLRERKKRQLRESMKKGYMEMANINLNMASEAFLAEEEADHTLDRLVSGV, via the coding sequence GTGTCTAATTCCAAAACAAAGCGAATCATGATTACCCTTCCCCAAAACTTGCTTAAAGAAGTGGACGGGGTGGCGAAGAAGGAGCAGTCCAACCGGAGTGAATTGATTCGCCAAGCAATGAAATTTTACTTGCGGGAACGTAAGAAACGTCAGCTGCGGGAAAGCATGAAAAAAGGATATATGGAAATGGCCAACATAAATCTAAACATGGCATCGGAAGCGTTTCTTGCTGAGGAAGAGGCAGATCACACCTTAGACCGCTTAGTGAGCGGGGTGTAG